A window of Kribbella voronezhensis genomic DNA:
GCCAGCGCGGGTCCTCCAGCTTGATGTGCTTGCGGACCAGGTTGAACCCGGCTTCGCGCGCCAGCTCGAGATCCCGCCGCAACGCCTCGTCGCTCGGTGCCGCGTGACCGGCCGACGGCCAGAACCCTTGGTCCAGCACACCCCGCACGTACGTCGGTACGCCGTTCAGCGTCAGGTTTGGGCCCTGCCACTCGATCTTGCGCAACCCGGTGTAGCCGCGAACCGTGTCCTCGCCGGCGGTGACGACGACGTCGTACAGGTAGGGATCCTCTGGGCTCCACAGGCGCGGCTCCGGGATCGGCAGGGTGATCGGACCCGGGAGTTCGTCGTACTCGCGGACGACGACGCCTGGGATCTCGATCCGGATCGGGGCCGGGCCCACGACCGTGACCTCGATGCCGTCCAGCGCCGGGGTCGGGCGGAGGTCGAGCTGCGAGATGTACTCCGGCGGGCGCGGCTCGAGCCACACGGTCTGCCAGATTCCGCTGGACGGCGTGAACGCGCAACCGTCGTAGTCGTCGGCCGGCAGGCTGCGCTGCTTGCCGTGCGGGATGAACCGCTTGTCAGTCGGCGCCTGCACCCGCACCAGCAACGTCCCGGTGCCCGAGGAGTCGAGCAGGTCGGTGATGTCGGCCTCGAACGGCAGGTAGCCACCTTCGTGCTCGACGGCGAGCTGACCGTTCACCCACACGGTCGCGTGGTGGTGAACCGCACCGAAGTGCAGGATGGTCCGCTCCGCCGCCCACTCTGCGGGTCGATCGATGTGTCGGCGATACCAGGCCGTCGGCAACCAGTACGCCATCACGCCGGAGTCGGGGTGCTCCCACGGGAAAGGCACGACGATGGTCTCCGGGAAGTCCGTCGGGTCGTCCGCGCCACGAGCGAAGTCCCATTCGCCGTTCAGAGTGAGCCAGCGCGACGAGCGGTCGAAATGGGGACGTGGGTATTCAGGACGGGGTGTGTTCATGGTTGTTTCTCCAAGTCGGGACGTCAGCCTTTGAGGCTGCCGGCCATGACGCCTTTGATCAGGTGACGTTGCAGGACGATGAAGACGGCGAGGACGGGAATGGCGGCCACAGTGCTCGCGGCGAGCAGCTGACCCCAGACGCTGGTCCAGTCCGCTCCGAGCTGCCCCGAGCGGATGTTCTGCGCCAGCGCAGAGAGCATCACCTGCAGGGTCTGGTGTTGCTCGTCGTTCACCGCCACCACGGGCCAGACGAAGTCGTTGTAGATGTTGATGAAGCTCAGTACGCCGAGGGCCGCCAGCCCGGGCCGGATCACGGGGAGCACGATGCTGGCGAAGATCCGCAGTTCACCGGCGCCGTCGACGCGGGCGGCGTCGAGGAGTTCGTCGGGGATCGCCATGATCACCTGCCGCATCCAGAACACGCCGAACGCGTCGATCGCGCCGGGCAGGATCAGCGCCTGGAACGTGCTGACCCAACCGAGCTGACTCATCTCCAGTAGCAACGGAATGAGCAGCACGAGTGTCGGCAGCATCAGCGTGGTCAGCACGGTGCCGAACAGCAGCCGCTTGCCCGGGAAGGCGTACTTCGC
This region includes:
- a CDS encoding carbohydrate ABC transporter permease, which produces MSTRTGSVRLGAAGRYALLIVAAGISLAPLVWMMASAFKPGGDIIARPFSFDAGRLTLHNFRAMLETIPIGTGFRNTAIVVVLKGTLTMIFCPMAGFAFAKYAFPGKRLLFGTVLTTLMLPTLVLLIPLLLEMSQLGWVSTFQALILPGAIDAFGVFWMRQVIMAIPDELLDAARVDGAGELRIFASIVLPVIRPGLAALGVLSFINIYNDFVWPVVAVNDEQHQTLQVMLSALAQNIRSGQLGADWTSVWGQLLAASTVAAIPVLAVFIVLQRHLIKGVMAGSLKG